A stretch of the Capsicum annuum cultivar UCD-10X-F1 chromosome 10, UCD10Xv1.1, whole genome shotgun sequence genome encodes the following:
- the LOC124887713 gene encoding eukaryotic translation initiation factor 5A-5-like, giving the protein MSTDRNSLLLKAVEDSTSKTGKHGHAKCHFVAIDIFTRKKLKDVVPCSHNSDVPHVTSTDYQLIDISEDGFAISLIILSSVSLLTKNGNTKDDLRLPTDDTLLAQMVSWV; this is encoded by the exons ATGAGTACTGATAGGAATTCTTTATTGTTGAAAGCGGTTGAAGATTCCACTTCCAAGACAGGTAAGCACGGTCATGCTAAATGCCACTTTGTGGCAATTGACATCTTCACTAGAAAGAAGCTTAAGGATGTTGTTCCCTGTTCTCACAACAGTGAT GTTCCTCATGTAACTAGTACTGACTACCAGCTTATTGATATCTCTGAGGATGGGTTT GCTATCTCACTTATAATATTGTCTTCGGTGAGTCTATTGACTAAAAATGGTAACACCAAGGATGACTTGAGGCTCCCAACTGATGATACTCTATTAGCTCAG